The stretch of DNA CCCCCATGCCCCTCGCCCTATCCCACCGGTACACCACTTAAACCACGGACCCCCCCTCCATGCCAGCCAGCACTATGGAACACATGCCCCTCACCCCAATGTTATGCCCACAAGCATGGGATCTGCTGTGAACGATGCCCTAAAGCGGGACAAAGATGCCATTTACGGGTAGGTACTGGCACACAGGCTTGCTCTTATTTGCAGGGGCCAGAAGGGGAGAGTTCATATATGCAGCGGGATGGCTTGTCGGGCTGCCGAGTAAATTGCAGGAAAACTCGCAGCAGCAGTAAGAAGATTAGCATCGGGCACATGGGAATATCAGGGTGGATTTACAAACAAACCCCCAGTCACACTGGGCATCAAACGCAGGAACTTCAGGTTAGGAGCCAGGTCGAAAAGGGAAAGGGAACGGGGGGCTGCTGTGCGCCCTGCGGTTTGGGAAGGAAAGTTGCAGCTCCGGGCCTGTGCGCAAAGCCACTAACTCAGGCTTCATTAGGGGAAGTCACAGGGATTCTAATTCCGGCCAATTAAGGATTAAAGGAACAACTAAAGAGGGGATTAAAATGGCCTTGTTGTTATGCAAAGGGAAAAACTGATAATCCCTTATTTCTCTGATACAAACTGTCATGTCACCCTAAGAGCTTGCAATGTGCAAAATCAGCCCAGCGGGCTGGGGATTATTCGGGGAGATGTAGCACTATATGTGCGGTGACATTTAGCTTCCTTGCACTATACAAACAAACAGGTCTGCCGTGTGTGCGTGTGTGCAACTGTGCTGTTACAGCGACACAAATCGATATTAGTATTGCACAGTGTAAGCAAGCTGTTTGTGCTTATTGTCGCCTTTGTGCTTTCTCTGTGTCCGGTTCATTGCTGAtactttctcttctttgttcTCCTGTTTGGGGAACCCACAGACACCCCCTTTTCCCTCTGCTAGCTCTGGTTTTTGAGAAATGTGAACTGGCAACGTGTACCCCGCGGGAGCCGGGAGTCGCGGGAGGGGATGTGTGCTCGTCGGACTCCTTTAATGAAGATATCGCTGTGTTCGCCAAGCAGGTCAGTCGCTGCGATTTCTGCACCCCACAACCAAAGCGCATGTGTTGTCCTATACAGCATGATAATAATGCGTAGGTTGTAGACAtttatgtatattatacacaatTACGCTATAGTAAATATCGCACGAATTAACAAATCCAGTTGCTACTGTTACCAACATTCACCCTTCTGTTTCATTATCTTAATGACTTGCTTTCATATTGCCACTGCTATTCTAAACTTTTCTTCATATAATGCTAATTATACAGAAAAatctttttgcacatttttttgtgtttattttaaaatgatcagtaaaaataattatttttggcaGAAACCATTAAATATTAACGTATTGCctgtacaatatatttaaaatatatatacatgtatcagATTTTACCCTTGTTTTGGTAATCCCTAAATGTAAGGCGAATTGCAGTAGCGGATTTGTTTTGTATTCCCGCAGGTCAGAGCAGAGAAACCACTCTTTTCTTCAAACCCGGAGTTGGATAATTTGGTgagatattttattttctattgatCAGTGTTGTCACtatttaattggggggggggtgaaacatattaatattattattaacatattaacaATAGTTCTCTGTACATGTTTTACGCTTTACATCGTGTATATTATAGACAATAGGGCAAAAGAAGGCGAAACTAATCACTAGTAATGCGCCAGTATTGCCAGCTCCTTGCTTGGATTTGGGGGGCCCGTACAGTGGGGCTGCCACCTGTGGGCCTGCCTGTCCCTCAGATTATTAATGTCAGGGAATTAGCAGGCAAGAGGTGAATGAGAAAATGAGAAATGTGAAGGAATCGGGGCAGGATTACACTTGATCAGAAGTAGCCAGGCGTGACGGCGGAATGGGCTAAATGTGGGATAATTAGTATTCCCCATGAcaggggcacacagaggggggatCCCCAAGCCTGGACCAGAATAAGGAGAACTCCCAGCTAGCCCATCACCTGTCCCAACATAAATCCAACTCTCTTCATTACAGATGATACAGGCGATCCAGGTCTTGCGGTTTCACCTCTTGGAATTAGAAAAGGTAAGATAAGTGCTTATTGTATGGCCCGACTTGTTCTGATGTATATGGACCACGGGAATACTTTGTGCAACTCTGTTTTGTGCGATTCATTCTATTCGCCTAATTCCTTCAAGTGCCCCAAAACCATCAGAATTGTCtggtgtgtgtgcgtgtgtatctTTATTTCTACCAAtgaggaaatcatttataaatatgtatctaGTCGCATGGATTTAGCAACATCTGTTAAGATGTTGTTACATTGTTTCTATTTCTTTATTCGAGCAGAAGGCACTTTTGGCTAGGCAGTGTGTGGACTGTGGCCCTGGTGGGAAGGTGTTGATAGTGAATGCTATGTGAGCTGATTGCTGAGCACCACAGTTGTCTTTAGAGAAGCAATGTATGCAGGGGGAGTCCATTGAGTCCCCCAGAGCTACCTTTGCCGGAAAGGCGCTGTAagggtttagtagggagagatggtagtGTTGTTGcggaactacagttcccagaatccaTCATCAGCCAAAGGTTGCAGTGCTTTGCTGGGAGATTGTTACTTTGCCCCTGGGAATCCACATAGGTTGATAGCCAATACTTGGGTGTCACTTTCACTTGTGTTGACCTTATAGAGAAAATATCAGTAATCACTTTCTAAAATCACATTATAGTGGTGGCAATTAGAGACACTCACCTAGGGGTGAATTGCCTACTTGCCTGCGAGCCAGAAATGGGGGCTAAAtgtcctgtgtgtgtcccctgtgatTCCCCGCAGTGTCCATTCCCCCCCTCCTGCTCTTCTTTCCCCCTCCGTTTCCTCTCCACCTCTCTTCTCTTTACTTGTTGCTGGACGCTCTCTGGAGAATAATATCCGCAGCTACCATTTCTTTATTGTTTCCTCGCTTGTAACTATTGCAGGCTTTTATAATAGTTACTCTTTGAATGCAGCAGCCACActaaattatttcttttattcCCCCTCTCTTTCCTCAGGTCCATGAACTCTGTGATAATTTTTGCCATCGATACATCAGCTGTTTGAAAGGAAAAATGCCCATAGATCTAGTGATTGATGAAAGGGACGGCAGCTCCAAATCTGACCACGAAGAACTCTCTGGGTCCTCCACAAACCTTGCTGACCATGTGAGTCCCACGCCAATCATCTTATCATGTATGTTAGATGCCATTAATATCATGTCTCATCATGCAACTGCACAGTGCCATGTTATCAGTCTTGTACATGGATTGGCTTGTCACATGAGCCAGTTACAGGCTGTATCTTGCCCCTACACACACCTTGTGTTTGTTTCATTTCTTTAGgttagatgtgtgtgtgtatatatatatatatatatatatatatatataaaacacattttatacagGAAAGAAGAATGTATTTGTTAAGATCTCTGGTTATAGCCAAACTGAACTGATTCATGATATGTTTTTACTGTTTAACCATGTGTTCAGTTTCTCTGTGTATTATACAGTTTTGCTTTTAGGTAGGTGCTGTTGCTCACAGTCGGTATTTATTTGCTTAGCTGACTCCTTCTTGCAAGGTCTATGGTTTAAGCTTTTTCTATGTGGCCGGTGCAGGGCAAGGTGTATGTAGGTTTATGTATAATTAGCCTGTTTTAGCTGCAGCTGGAACCCCTTATAGTAAAAGCATTATGGCCTTTAATTCATTAACAATTGGCTTTTCTATTATGGAAGGATGGGTGAATTATGACAGCTAGGTGAATTATTTGTCATATTACAAGTTAAGCATTGATTGCCAGCACTATAAATGGGttatccacccaaaaactgtttgtttgaatagttaaagaaaatataattctaagcaacttcagaatataaattaattacaaatttgtttttttaagttattgGCAAATGTATTTGCCACTGAAAAAAAGGATTTTGTTTATTCCGTTCTagtctctggttctgactcttgatacagtgtggcagaagtcagttctccagGTCTGTTGAGCAGCTGACTTCTGATTCAGgactgcagagaatataaacagcaagACTGACActgctttcattagcaattaCCTTTACAACTAACTGTAAAACCAGTTAAATGTTtaaagtatattggaaagtttaataaaattacacaaaaacagtTTTGGGGTTGAGATCCCTTGTAATTACTTGGCACACTGAGAAATAAAATAGtggttttaataaaatgtaagcaGGAAGTTGTGCCCTGTATTTTATTGATAACAGTGGATGTTCCTCCATGTCTGCCGTCAGTGTTCATGGTTTGAACTTTTGTGATTGGCTCAGGTGCTGGTGTATCAGTTGGATTATTGTTGAAAAACATTTAGACCAAAGCCAGGATAGCCCTTTCTGTAATGCTGTGGAAACATTTTGAAACGCTATTTCACTActgttttctctttatttctgCAAAAATGCTTTAAGCAATTAGCAATAATAACATATACATCTGTAGAGTATATATATTTGCGCCTTTCATGTGATAAGTGCGTATTTAGCTTTACTTTAGGCAACTTTAACTTTAGCATGGTATAaaccattttatataaatatatatatatatatgtgtgtgtgtatgtgatgaGTCCCACCTTGCAATGGACTAAGACAGGAAGATGGTATCTTGTTGACATTATATAAACAGGGTGAATGGAAGTTCCGctgtgtgaggggggggggggggtgagtaaggCAGGACAATAGCTGTTAGATACACTGTCTGTgcagcccgcccccccccccggctcagtTAGTACGTTCCCCATGCTGGAACATCACACACCCGGCCTGTATTGGGGTTTGACAGATGGTAACAGCCAAAGCCGACGTACTCCTCTCTCTAGTTATAAGGAATCATTTCATACAGTGACTGGGCGAGCACGTATTTATCTGTGAGGGCGCTATCAGCATGTAGGGACATAATACATTAGTAGGAGAGTTGGGCGGCGGTAGATAGTTGCAGCTGAGCAAGCGTGCCATGTAACTCATTCGGTCCCCGCCCAAGCTCTTGTTTACTATATTTGCAACACTATCCCCTTATGAAGTTGCCTTCCGTTGCATTGCAATTTTCTATTACTGTAACTTTATAACAGAATTGGAAGTCCTTAGCGTAGGCAGATTCCATGTGCTGCGCGCCCACGTCCAGCCTGGCCCTTGTTCAAAGAGTCATTGCGTACTGTAACGTTTCCCGCCAAAATTCAGCAGCGACGCCACACATAAGGTGCATAGCTCCTACCGGAAGTAGCTACTAGTCATTTCCGTCTTATTGGAATGGTATTTTGAAAATACCAGTGAGTTCTTTTGCTGTTCATAGTTCTTGGTGCATAAGTTGTAGGGAGGAGATGTAACTGAGTTGATGTGGCTCATATATAATGTTTAGTTACAATTAATAATTTTGGTATGTTATTATTTCTTAACATTGGagacacagcaaccaatcagcaattagatttgaatggtcacctacaagtttgaaaacaaagatctgattggttgctatgggcaacattactggtgatgtttgtcttcacTGTTAATAAATACTTCCCTGGCTGTTGGCATACTACTTCCAGCACTGCTACTGATAGATGAAAACTATTTGGGTGATGCTGGGTGTTGCAATTCACTTAAGGGTATTCAGGGGTCCTTTCCTCTCAAACCCTCTAAATAAATACACTTTGGTTGCATACCTactattttagtggttttatgaTTGCAGGGCAAATAATAAAGCATTGGGATTAGAAACTGATCCTTATTTGCTCCTACTAAGTCTGCATTTAATATGTACCTTCTACAGGAATGTCAGGAATAGGCCAACCCTATGCATCTCCTTACACTTCAGCCAGGCAAATTCAGCAGCACTGAGGGCCCCCATTTGCACTTCCTTGTGTGCTCTGAGGTACAGGAGTTTACACAACACTGATATGGATCATTCTGTGAGATATGTTGCCCTGCTTTTTGGCAGCCTTTGAGTAATTCTTTTTAAGGAACAAGTCCCTAGATACAATATTGCAAACTTTCTACTCAGTGGTGGAAGGATATTGCTTCTTgtaatgaacattttattttgtcCTCTGCAAACTTCTGGGGAATTTTAAGGACCACGCAGGACATGTATTTACATAGAGAAAAACCTGTGGAAGAGTTTCAATGTTTGCTGGTGACTGGTATGGAGCTGAATGGGGCCTGAATATGTGAACTATTGACCCTGTGAGAGCAGGAGAGTACACAGCATGTCCTTTGTGGTTAACCATTTAATTGCTTGATTTGCTAAATAGTAGCGTATGTGTGCCTAGAGTACATGGAAAGCAGTGTAACCTCCCTATACATGGCATATGTGTTTTTCCCCCTGCCTCCAGATTTTGCCTACGTCTTAATTTTACATTATACTAATTTACTTTCGTTTTTTTATCACCCCTGACATTTTTCAGGCAAAACATTCTAGACAAATGGGGGGGGGAGAGCAAATGTATAGTTCTGGAAGGAGTAAATAAAGTCACGGGCAGCTATGGTGTGTCGGGCAACTATGGTGTGTCGGGGTTATCACCCCtccacactcacatacacagtgTCATTTTGCTGTACAGTCCTGTATATTATGGAAATAGGCTGTTGAAATTATACCAGCTGGGAATACTGATCATTTTGTTTCACACAAATTTTAGATCCTTCTCACATTTAGTCTTGTGTGTTGAGTCACCTACCATTTTAGTAAATCTCTCACACATTAAGTAATTTACAAAGATATTCCATCACTATCCCGTTCAGTTTCTCAATCATTCACTATCTCGCCTATTAAACTGCATTCTCTACAGCCATTGTTCATTAATTCCCCTCAGTCAACTTGCCACTAATTCAGAAGTCGGTAGCCACACACTTACATAGACATgacattattttcctttatatctCTTGCTCATTGTCTTATAAATCACTACAATATTGTGTTGTGCTTTACATTGATCTATAAATCCTTACAAAGAGCAAAGTGCTTTGGAAATAGCACAACTTGTGAGATATGCATTACTGTTATACGAGACTGCAgtatgaaatgcatttttttataagTCAGCAGGCCAAATAAACTAATTGGGGCATTTATTAATATATGGGAAGAAAACTATATAAGGGAGATTCCTTAATTTAGGTAACATCACAATAGAATGTAGTGTGCAGTGTCAAGTTTGTAGAAGTTCATATCACCTCTTCCGTAGAAAGTAGTAAGAAAATGTATTGGATTAGCTGAATTAATGATTTATCGCTTAAGTAAAGCAGGTGTCACAGTAAATAAAAACATACTAGGGATCATAGGAAAATAAAGGTTGGGTGTGGACAGcaaaactttttatataaataaatgtaatgtgtgATTTATAGATGCCGATCAGACAGGAAAGTAAGGTTCTATGTCTATTCTAGACTAAACAGAGAAACCATTATATATGACATTGATTTAGGTTAAGGTGATTGAATGTAAAATCGCAGGTTGTTGTGATTGTAATGTTGTTCTGCAGTTTAGAAAACAAATAAATCTGTTACTTTGCTTTCAGATAAAATTAATTTCTCTTGCTTTCGAAGTTAGAAGTTGAAAAAGGACCCATTCATGGTATGGGCATTATGATGGTTATGTATCCAAGGAATCCTTGATGTGTTTGAATATGAGCTCCTAATTGCTTAAAGTTAGATAAACAACACAGctcgtgtatgtatgtatgtatgtataactttatttataaagcgccacaagggtacgcagtgctgtacaatcttacaaaatacaaaattacacacagggaggatatatatatatatatatatatatatatatatatatataaatgcacatataAGAAATTTGTTGTTCCAATAATTATTGCAATTTATAAGGTTGCAACAGTTTATACAGTGTATTGAAAGGGCCAAGGCACAAGTTAGAGTATATAATATTAAACAAAATACGCATCGGATTTTGTAATGCTCATGAATATTTACATTAATGAGAGAGCAGTCATCTTTGGGCATAAATGTATACTTGCCTTAGCGCAGAAACACTCAAATGGATGAAAAACACATGttccattgcactgaatgttttCTTTGGGTGTAAAATTTGAATCCAATAACCTGTTTTTAAAATCTTAGTTTTTTATAGACACAAGTTATATGCAGTGTTTTTAGATTTGAAGGGAATGTAGCTTATGGGGGCAATCGTGCCTTTGCCTCATACAGCAGCATTTACTGCTTATGTATACCATTCTAGATTATTTGAGGACAAACATGCATATTATCCATAAATACTCAACAACGCTCTCCTACTAATGTATCTTTGATTAAAATATGTAGTATTTGATACAACATTATTGTAATATTGCGCTGTGCAGATACTGCTTAGCTCCACAGTATATATGAAATTATTGCAagacatttttatacatttatatcagTCAAAAATTGCATACAGTTTCTCTATATAACTGACTTGTCTCACATGAGTGGATGGTCGAAATGTTCAGCCCAGGATATGAATAACTAAAATTCAATACCAATTCTCGTTAATGGGGTCACAGGTTTGGAAGGCTCAGAAGAGTAAGATGCAATTTAGTGATTTCAGCTGCAATAACTTTTCTGAACCTGAATAGCACAATTACAGCTTCCTAAACAcaggagaataaaaaaaatatccataCTTTATATTTGAAAAACAAACCCCAAGTGAATATTCCCAGACCACTCTAAGATGATCCTGTTTACACCTGCAATAAAATGTTCCTGAATCTTGTTGccctatttaattttttattaaatcagtTAATTTGCTGTAAAACTATATTGCATTTGCCGATGATTATAAATAAAGTGAAATCTGCACAGTTATATCATTTTAGTATTTGTGCTGAGAGatgactatatatatttttaaacattaatgtgatttttttgaaaattattaaACATGTTTAAGAAAGAATGTAAATAAGCTTTATGCTGTTGGTGATACACCATTATTTACAGCAGAAAATTGTATtatgttttacaggtatgggatccattatttggaaacccattatctggaaggttccaaattatggaacaaaaCTTTGTTCCAAGGCAGGAAGTTTCCAAATCCTATGGTATTTCATAAAGCAAGGGCAGTGAATCTTCACCTTCAGCTGTTGTGAAGCAACGCCTTATATACCCCCTGTAACTGAGTTGACGGCATGTTAGTAGTTGTAGTTCTGTAACCCAATGACACCTATGTACAAACAATTAATCTAGATGCTGAAACATTGAATTTAAAAAGATAATTTTAGTTTGACATTATTTAAGCAGATTTTAAGAGGACATATATGTATTTGGTTTTATTGCTTTGTTGCAATAATTGATCTAGCTTAAGTTAAAAACAGCCTAAGCGCAGCTTAATGGCATTCTCTAGTATTCATGATTGCTATCTGCCTGCTGGATAATTCATAATGTTAAGCTTGTCCACAATAATAAGGCTTTTACTGTGTTAAGATATAATATAGGGTGTTTAGCTGCTCTGTAGTGTAGATTACTACAGAGCAGCCTGTGCTAAATGGTATCAGTGCATCCTAGGGGGCTTATTTTAGTCTTCAGGCTGACTATTTCTTTGGATGTCCACAATGGAACATGTTTGTGTAGTTTAAAATTGGAATATGTACTGCTTTAACAGCAGAGTTTGCATTTGGTTTACCACAATGAGCATAGGGAGGGATGAAGGTGTGCTTGAGCATTTATTGGGACATCCTGACGATTTTAGAAATTATGTTACACTGTGTCAGGTGTTTAGATTTTGTACATTGATAAGACTTGTGAGTGGGTGTGATTGGAATCGCTCAGGTTTGGATCTTTCATACCCTTTGTTAGATACAGTATAATTCACACTACCATTGGCTTTAggagcactgattgcattttaattaTATATCCCTTACCCTTGCTGAAAGGTTGGCAAACATAAGCATTTTTACACATGTATCCAaatgacattttaataaaaagtataacacAGCATTTGATAGGGTATTGAAGGCAGTGGCACATAGGGGTGATTTCAGACACTTTTCAGATGTTTAGTTGCTAAGGTGGTAGCAGAAAAATTGCCCCATTGCCTGCTTTGTCAGTTGCTTGTGCATGCTAGTAGAAGTGATTGCCTGTTAAAAAACACCCAAAACTGACCAATGCCACTGCTCT from Xenopus tropicalis strain Nigerian chromosome 8, UCB_Xtro_10.0, whole genome shotgun sequence encodes:
- the meis2 gene encoding homeobox protein Meis2, with the protein product MDGVGVPTSMYGDPHAPRPIPPVHHLNHGPPLHASQHYGTHAPHPNVMPTSMGSAVNDALKRDKDAIYGHPLFPLLALVFEKCELATCTPREPGVAGGDVCSSDSFNEDIAVFAKQVRAEKPLFSSNPELDNLMIQAIQVLRFHLLELEKVHELCDNFCHRYISCLKGKMPIDLVIDERDGSSKSDHEELSGSSTNLADHNPASWRDHDDAVSTHSAGTPGPSSGGHASQSGDNSSEQGDDDDPDKDKKRQKKRGIFPKVATNIMRAWLFQHLTHPYPSEEQKKQLAQDTGLTILQVNNWFINARRRIVQPMIDQSNRAVSQGAAYSPEGQPMGSFVLDGQQHMGIRPAGPMSGMGMNMGMDGQWHYM